A genomic segment from Candidatus Viadribacter manganicus encodes:
- a CDS encoding MarR family winged helix-turn-helix transcriptional regulator, producing the protein MASAKRKPTAGSSGELLVLEEFLPYRLSILSNRVSRAIAARYAKTFDLTIPEWRIIAVLGRRPGLTAKEVAEATEMDKVAVSRAVGKLVESRRVAARADRDDARRQILSLTAQGESVHARIAPIALESEQRLVAALDKREREQLDDLLDRLLDTAKGL; encoded by the coding sequence ATGGCAAGCGCAAAGCGAAAACCAACGGCTGGATCGTCCGGGGAATTGCTGGTTCTGGAGGAATTCCTTCCCTACCGGCTCTCTATCCTCTCAAACCGCGTCAGCCGCGCCATCGCGGCGCGCTATGCGAAGACTTTCGACCTCACCATCCCCGAATGGCGGATCATCGCCGTGTTGGGGCGTCGCCCTGGATTGACTGCCAAGGAAGTCGCCGAAGCAACGGAGATGGATAAGGTCGCCGTCTCGCGCGCCGTGGGGAAGCTGGTCGAATCAAGACGCGTTGCGGCGCGCGCAGATCGTGACGATGCGCGCCGGCAAATCCTGTCACTCACGGCGCAAGGCGAAAGCGTGCACGCGCGCATTGCGCCGATCGCGTTGGAGAGCGAGCAACGATTGGTAGCAGCGCTCGACAAGCGCGAACGCGAACAGCTCGATGACCTGCTGGACCGATTGCTCGACACAGCGAAAGGCCTCTGA
- a CDS encoding DUF4168 domain-containing protein — protein sequence MTKFQMLAAAAVAALTAACALTQTTQAETQSLTATSSTATPAPAAQPAPPAQIAQATPAPTTPVAPTNFTDDQLRSFARAAIEIDPISRTLSAATPEQQTAAAEQIRQILARNGIDSATYNAIAAQAQRDPAFASRIASLNRTDPSNG from the coding sequence ATGACAAAGTTCCAAATGCTTGCCGCAGCAGCGGTCGCGGCTCTGACGGCGGCGTGCGCCCTCACTCAAACCACGCAAGCTGAAACACAATCGCTGACGGCGACAAGTTCGACGGCAACACCGGCGCCCGCCGCGCAGCCCGCACCGCCAGCGCAAATAGCGCAAGCTACACCAGCGCCAACCACGCCCGTCGCGCCGACGAATTTTACTGACGACCAATTGCGCTCGTTCGCGCGCGCTGCGATCGAGATCGATCCGATCAGCCGCACGCTTTCAGCAGCAACGCCCGAGCAGCAAACCGCCGCCGCCGAGCAGATCCGCCAAATTCTGGCGCGCAACGGCATCGATAGCGCCACATACAACGCCATCGCCGCTCAAGCGCAGCGCGACCCGGCGTTTGCTTCACGCATCGCCTCGCTCAATCGCACCGACCCAAGCAACGGCTAA
- a CDS encoding PQQ-dependent sugar dehydrogenase, whose amino-acid sequence MRALIFATIVIFAACTGSPSNGQQQAVHPVAQGAPHSSFTPAFEGQTRAPEALSGVRINAEEIASGLDHPWAIVFLPDGRMLVTERAGRLRVVTREGAISNPVQGLPRVHVQGQGGLLDVVLGLDFATDRMIYWSYAEPRDGGRGTSVARGRLTDDLRRVEQVQVIFRQLPARDTGGHYGSRLVFDRAGHLYITLGERQRPASRVLAQDLSTHLGKIVRINADGSVPPDNPFVGRADALPQNWSYGHRNVQGADLNPDTGKLWIVEHGPRGGDELNIPRAGLNYGWPIIGYGIDYNGAPQHETSAREGMEQPIYYWDPVIAPGDMDFYRGGLFPWRGDVLIAGLDTQALVRLDIDGERVTGEERFALGVGRIRDLAESEDGAIWIVTDEDNGRILRLTPQS is encoded by the coding sequence ATGCGCGCCTTGATTTTTGCAACGATTGTCATTTTCGCCGCATGCACGGGCTCGCCGAGCAATGGCCAGCAGCAAGCTGTGCATCCTGTTGCGCAAGGTGCGCCGCACTCGAGTTTCACGCCGGCGTTTGAGGGGCAGACCCGCGCGCCAGAAGCACTGAGCGGCGTGCGTATCAATGCTGAGGAAATCGCCAGTGGCTTGGATCATCCGTGGGCGATCGTGTTCCTGCCTGATGGCCGTATGCTCGTGACTGAACGCGCCGGGCGGCTGCGTGTGGTGACCCGCGAGGGCGCGATCTCAAATCCGGTGCAGGGATTGCCGCGCGTGCATGTGCAAGGTCAGGGCGGTTTACTCGACGTTGTGCTTGGGCTGGACTTCGCGACAGATCGCATGATCTATTGGAGCTACGCGGAGCCGCGTGATGGTGGGCGCGGCACCAGTGTCGCGCGCGGCCGTCTCACCGATGATTTGCGGCGCGTTGAGCAGGTGCAGGTGATTTTCCGTCAGCTACCGGCTCGCGATACAGGCGGTCACTACGGTTCGCGGCTCGTGTTCGATCGTGCGGGGCATCTCTACATCACACTCGGCGAACGTCAGCGCCCGGCATCGCGCGTTCTGGCGCAGGATCTTTCAACGCATCTCGGTAAGATCGTACGCATTAATGCCGACGGAAGTGTGCCTCCCGACAATCCGTTCGTAGGACGCGCGGACGCCTTGCCACAAAACTGGTCGTACGGTCATCGCAATGTGCAGGGCGCCGACCTCAACCCGGACACTGGCAAGTTGTGGATCGTCGAGCATGGTCCGCGCGGCGGCGATGAACTTAATATTCCGCGTGCCGGCCTGAATTATGGTTGGCCGATCATCGGCTATGGCATCGACTACAACGGTGCGCCGCAGCACGAGACATCGGCGCGCGAAGGCATGGAACAACCGATCTATTATTGGGATCCGGTGATAGCGCCTGGCGATATGGATTTTTATCGCGGCGGGCTCTTTCCGTGGCGCGGTGATGTGTTGATTGCGGGCTTGGATACGCAGGCGCTCGTGCGGCTCGATATCGACGGCGAGCGGGTCACAGGCGAGGAGCGCTTCGCTCTCGGTGTTGGCCGCATTCGCGACCTTGCCGAAAGCGAAGACGGCGCAATATGGATCGTCACCGATGAAGACAACGGCCGCATCCTGAGGCTGACTCCTCAATCGTAG
- a CDS encoding toll/interleukin-1 receptor domain-containing protein: protein MADVFISCSRLDRDRVKPIAERLSSLGYSVWWGPRDEHTRADEIERQFAEARAVVTVWSENAQNSSWVLAQSARALDEEKLLQMRLDNFRLPAPFETLKVAELHSGKSEWGMLEAALAGLVREQRPLDPIDHRALQNAQPNLVAAPRLLLTAATIALVAFSGAVTAAYNGVMRTDQLQLAMLGVLVVGALGTIVAGQRLFSIRRAGG, encoded by the coding sequence TTGGCGGACGTTTTCATTTCCTGTTCGCGACTGGATCGCGATCGCGTTAAGCCCATTGCTGAGCGGCTAAGCTCGCTTGGCTATTCTGTGTGGTGGGGACCACGCGACGAGCACACCCGCGCTGACGAAATCGAACGGCAATTTGCCGAGGCGCGCGCGGTCGTGACGGTGTGGAGCGAAAACGCGCAGAATTCGTCCTGGGTGCTGGCGCAATCAGCGCGCGCCCTCGACGAGGAAAAACTACTGCAGATGCGGCTCGACAATTTCCGCCTTCCCGCTCCGTTCGAGACACTGAAGGTCGCGGAACTTCATAGCGGCAAGAGTGAGTGGGGCATGCTGGAAGCGGCGCTTGCCGGCCTCGTGCGCGAACAACGCCCGCTTGACCCGATCGACCACCGCGCGTTGCAGAATGCGCAGCCAAATCTTGTCGCCGCGCCACGGCTTTTGCTTACGGCCGCCACGATCGCGCTCGTCGCTTTTTCCGGCGCGGTGACGGCCGCCTATAACGGCGTCATGCGGACCGACCAATTGCAGCTCGCGATGCTCGGCGTTCTCGTTGTCGGCGCA